Below is a genomic region from Granulicella sp. L56.
CGTTCGTTGAACTGCTTGCAGAACTCCATGATGTTGACCTGCGCCTGACCGAGCGCGGGGCCTACGGGCGGTGCCGGGGTGGCCTTGCCGGCCATAATCTGAAGCTTGACGTATCCAGTAATCTTCTTCGGTGCCATTGCGGTAAATCCTCTTTATGCTTCTAGCCGCGGGCCTGGGCCTTTTGGCCTGACCTGCTGCTGAAATAAGATAGGTAATTCCAAATTCCTCTTCCGCTTGATGGCGGAAGTACTGCTTATTCGGTGATCTTGTCCACCTTCGAGAACTCGATCTCGACCGGGGTGGAACGGCCAAAGATGCTGACCATGACCTTCAACGTCTGCTTGTCTTCGTTCACTTCGTCGACGGCCCCGGTGAAGTTGGCGAAGGGGCCCTCGTTGATGCGGACCTGCTCGCCCTTGTCGAACTTGATCTTCATCGAAGGCTTGTCCTTCGTGGAGTCGGAACGGAAAATAATCGAGCTGACTTCCTGCTCGGAGAGCGCCACCGGATTATCGCCGGTGCCAAGGAAGCCCGTGACCCGAGGCGTGTTCTTGATGACGTGCCAGAGGTCGTTGTCGAGATCCATCTCGACCAGAACATAGCCGGGAAGGAAGACGCGCTCGATGGTGTACTTCTTGCCGTTGCGCAGTTCCGTGACCGGCTCGGTCGGAATCATGATGCGGCCGATCTTGTTCTGCAGGCCGAAGGCCGAGATGCGGCTCTCCAGCGACTCGCGTACCTTGCGCTCGAACCCGGAGTAGGCGTGGATGATGTACCACTTGAAATTTTCATTCACCGGCGGGGCAAGCTGCTCCTCCGGATTTTCAGTGGATGCTTCCTCTCCGGCCTTTGCTGCCGCGAGGTTCTGCTCTTCCGGATTTTGCTCTTCTGCCGCCATCGTTGTGCCTTCTTCGCGCATCGTTTACTTCTCTCTACTACTCATGCTACCGAACTTCCAAAACCTGCCTAGCTTGCAGTCAGCGCATGCAGCAGCGCTTCAATCGCGCGGCCGATGATGTTATCGACCAGCCAGAAATAGCCCGCGAAGATAAAGACGGTGATAACGACCACGACCGTCGTGGACTGCACTTCGGGCCATCCCGGCCACCAGACCTTGCGCATCTCACTGCGCACTTCCTTCAGGAACTCGCGCAGGCGTTCCGGCTGGTTCTTCAACTGCTGGATTCCAGGGCTTGTCTGTTCCGCTATTGCTACCGTCTTGGCCATAGTGCTGCCTCAATCTTCGTGCTGCTGAATTCTGTACTGCATCCGGACTCTGCGACCGGACAAACTGGCGGGGGAGCTCGGATTCGAACCGAGAAGTTCGGTTTTGGAGACCGACAGTTTAACCGTTGAGCTTACTCCCCCCGGTTAATCCTTCAGCCGGGCTACCAGCCCCTGGCTAAAAGCCATGAGCCGTCGGCCAAACTGCTTACTTCGTCTCTTTGTGGTCCGTGTGCTTGCGGCAGGTATTGCAGAACTTCGAGAACTCGAGACGGCCAGTGGTCGTCTTCTTGTTCTTCGTCGTCGAGTAATTCCTGTTCTTGCACTCGGGGCATTGCAATGTAATGATTTCGCGCATCTTTCTATCCTAACCGATTTCGCGGAAAATCATGCCTCTGCCGCGAAATCCCTTTATTTTGAGTAGCAATGTGGCCGGGAGAGGAATTGCTACCCCCGGCCATGTTGCCGAATTACTTGATGATCTCTGAGATGGTTCCCGCGCCGACGGTACGTCCGCCTTCGCGGATGGCGAAGCGCAAGCCCTTCTCCATGGCAACCGGCGTGTGCAGCGTGATCTCCAACTGGATGTTGTCGCCCGGCATCACCATCTCGGTGCCTTCCGGCAGCTTCGCCGATCCGGTCACGTCCGTGGTCCGGAAGTAGAACTGGGGACGGTAGCCGTTGAAGAACGGAGTATGACGTCCACCCTCTTCCTTCGACAGCACATAGATCTCGCCCTTGAACTGGGTGTGCGGCGTAATCGATCCCGGCTTCGCCAGAACCATGCCGCGCTCCACATCTTCCTTTGCGATACCGCGCAGAAGAAGACCGGCATTGTCGCCCGCCAGGCCTTCGTCCAACTGCTTCTTGAACATCTCGACGCCCGTGCACACCGTCTGCTGGGTGTCGCGGAAGCCGACGATCGAGCACGCCTCGCCAACCTTGATCTTGCCACGCTCGATACGGCCAGTCACTACCGTGCCACGGCCCGAGATCGAGAAGATGTCTTCGATCGGCATCAGGAACGGAAGGTCGACCGCGCGCTCCGGCTGGGGAACATACTTGTCCACCGCCTCCATCAGCTCGTCGATCTTCGCTTCCCACTGCGCTTCGCCGTTCAGGGCTCCAAGAGCCGAACCGCGGATGATCGGGGTATCGTCGCCAGGGTAGTCGTACTTCGACAGCAGCTCGCGAACCTCCATCTCGACCAGCTCGATCAGCTCTTCGTCTTCGACCGCATCGCACTTGTTCAAAAACACAACGATGAATGGAACGCCAACCTGGCGCGCCAGCAGAACGTGCTCCTTGGTCTGTGGCATCGGACCGTCGGTCGCAGCCACCACCAGGATCGCGCCGTCCATCTGCGCCGCACCCGTGATCATGTTCTTGATGTAGTCCGCGTGGCCAGGACAGTCGACGTGCGCGTAGTGACGGTTCTTTGTCTCATACTCCACATGCGAAGTCGCAATCGTGATACCGCGCTCACGCTCTTCAGGAGCGTTATCGATCGTGTCGAACGAACGGAACTTGTTGTTCGGGTTGTGCTTCGACAGCACCTTCGTGATCGCCGCTGTCAGCGTCGTCTTGCCGTGGTCGATGTGCCCAATCGTTCCAATGTTTACGTGCGGCTTTGACCGGTCAAACTTTTCCTTGCCCATGACTCTCTCCGTGTTTCGTTGCTTCTAAAGTGATACTGCTAAATTCGTTGTACTACGTGGCAGAAGCTTACTTGCTATCCTTGCCCTGCACCTTGGCGATAATCTCTTCCGAGACCGACCGCGGTGCCTCTTCATACTGCTTGAACTGCATTGAGTAGTTAGCGCGGCCTTGCGTGGACGACCGCATGTGCGTCGCATAACCGAACATGGTGCTCAGCGGGACAGTCGCCTTGATCGCCTGCGTGCCGCCAACCATCTCCATGCCTTCGATGCGTCCACGGCGGCTGTTCAAGTCACCGATGATGGTACCCATATACTCTTCAGGAACCGTAACTTCCACATCCATCACCGGCTCAAGCAGAACCGGCTTCGCCTTGCGGGCCGCTTCCTTGAACGCCATGGAACCAGCGATCTTGAATGCCATTTCGTTCGAGTCGACATCGTGATAGCTGCCGTCGTAAAGCGAGACTTTGATGTCGACCATCTCGTAGCCAGCCAGAATGCCGCGCAGCATGGCGTCCTGAATACCCTGGTCGATCGGCTTGACGTACTCCTTGGGAATCGCTCCACCCTTGGTGTCGTTTGAAAACTCGTAGCCCTTGCCAGGCTCATTGGGGCTGATGCGAATCTTGCAGTGGCCGTAGTTACCTGAACCGCCGGTCTGGCGAATGTACTTGCCCTCTGCGTCCGAGTTGGAACGGATGGTCTCGCGGTAAGCAACCTGCGGCTTGCCGACGTTGGCCTCAACCTTGTACTCGCGCATCATGCGATCGACGATGATCTCAAGGTGAAGCTCGCCCATACCCGCAATAATGGTCTGACCCGAATCAATGTCGGTGTGAACGTTGAAGGTAGGATCTTCCTGCGCCAGCTTGGCGAGGGCCATGCCCATCTTTTCCTGGTCAGCCTTCGTCTTGGGTTCAACCGCAACCTCAATCACGGTCTTCGGGAAGTCAATAGACTCGAGCGCAACAGGGTACCTGTCGCTGCAGATCGTGTCACCGGTCACAAGGTTCTTAAGGCCGACAGCTGCGCAGATATCGCCAGCCAGAATTTCTGTAATCTCTTCGCGCTTGTTGGCGTGCATCTTCAGCAAACGGCCAATACGTTCCGTCTTGCCGGTACGCGGATTGAGTACAGAATCGCCGGTCTTGAGCTGACCCGAGTAGGCGCGGATAAAAATAAGCTGACCAACGAACGGATCGGTCATAATCTTGAAGCCAAGGGCCGCGAAAGGCTCGCTATCGTCCGCGTGACGAAGAACCTCTTCTTCCATGTTGTCAGGATTGTGTCCGACAATGGCGGGAATATCCAGCGGGCTGGGCAGATAGTCAACAACAGCGTCAAGCAGCGTCTGTACGCCCTTGTTTTTGAAAGCCGAACCGCAGAGCACGGGGAAGATCTTCATCCCAATGGTCGCCTTGCGAATGCCAGCCTTGAGCTGCGCCTCGGTCGGCTCCTGCCCCTCGAGATACATGTGCATCAGCTCATCGTCATTCTCTGCAACTGCTTCGATCAGAGTATGGCGCGCCTCTTTAGCCGTCTCCAGCAAGTCGGCGGGAATCTCTTCCACCGAATACTCGGCACCCATCGTCTCATCGTGCCAGAGAATGGCCTTCATCGTGACCAGGTCAATGACACCGGCAAATTTTGCTTCGGCGCCCACGGCAATATTCAAAGCCACGGCACGCGCGCCCAGACGGTCAACAATCGTCTTGGTCGCATAGACCGCATCGGCTCCTGCGCGGTCCATTTTATTAATGAAGCAGATGCGGGGAACCTTGTACTTATCAGCCTGACGCCATACCGTCTCCGACTGAGGCTGAACACCGGCCACAGCATCGAAGCAGGCAACTGCGCCGTCAAGAACGCGCAGCGAACGCTCCACCTCGGCCGTAAAATCTACGTGGCCGGGCGTATCGATGATATTGATGCGGATGTTCTTCCAGGTGCAGGTCGTAGCAGCGGACGTAATCGTGATGCCGCGCTCCTGCTCCTGCTCCATCCAGTCCATGGTCGCAGTACCCTCATGCACCTCACCGATACGGTGCGTGATGCCCGTATAGAAGAGGATGCGCTCGGTCGTCGTCGTCTTGCCGGCGTCGATGTGCGCCATAATCCCGATATTTCGGCAACGATTCAGAGGTGTAGTGCGTGCCACGGTCAATCTCTCATCTGCGAACTTTCGCTCGCGGTAAAAAAAGCGTTAAGGCAAAATCTGAAGACAAAAGCTCTTTTGCGAAGAAGCTTTTGCTTTACCAGCGATAGTGAGCAAACGCCTTGTTTGCCTCAGCCATGCGGTGAACGTCTTCCTTCTTCTTCATCGCGGCGCCACGGCCATTGGCGGCATCGAGCAGCTCGGCGGTCAACTTCTCCACCATGCCCTTCTCACCGCGTGCACGGCCATACGTCACCAGCCAGCGAATCGCCAGCGAAGTGCGGCGCTCCGGCAGAACTTCGATCGGCACCTGATAGTTCGCACCGCCAACGCGGCGGCTCTTGACTTCAAGCAAAGGCTTGCAGTTCTCGATGGCCTTCTTGAACAGCTTGAGGGCCTCGTCGCCACCCTTCTGCTCCAGGTTGGTCATGGCAGTGTAGAAAATACCCTGCGCGGTCGACTTCTTGCCGCCCCACATCATTGAGTTCACGAACTTCGTAACCAGGGTCGAGTTGTACACCGGGTCCGGTGCAACTTCACGCTTCGCGATATAGCCTTTTCTGGGCATTGTTCTTCTCGTCTTCCTTCAGGGCTTTTCGCCCCGGTTCAGGACTGTCGACTTCTCAAGACCTGAACTGTTAAGTGTCAAATCTAAAATTCATGCGGCGGACCGCAGGGTTTACTTGGCAGCGGCCTTCGGACGCTTCGCGCCATACTTCGAGCGGCTCTGCTTGCGGTTGGCAACGCCGACCGAATCCAGGGTTCCCCGAACAACGTGGTAGCGAACACCCGGCAGATCCTTCACACGGCCGCCGCGAATCAGCACAATCGAGTGCTCCTGCAGGTTGTGGCCGATGCCCGGGATATAGGTCGTAACTTCAATCCCGTTGGTGAGACGAACACGCGCGACCTTGCGGAGGGCCGAGTTCGGCTTCTTGGGGGTCTGGGTGTAGACGCGGGTGCAGACGCCACGGCGCTGGGGCGAACCCTGCAACGCGGGGCTGGCGGTCTTATAACGTGTGGGCGTGCGGCCCTGCTTGACGAGCTGATGGAACGTAGGCACTCGAACTCCTTGATAATGCAAACCTAAACTTTTGTCAGGCGCGCAGAAGGGAGAGTAACTTCGCAATTCGTGTCGTACACACAAAAAGAATGAGGACGCTGAAGCGCCTCTTGCGAAGATCTGCCCTGCTTCGCGTCTGTAAACCATAACCAGACGAAAACAGTCGACGGTGGCCGAGCGTATTTCCTAAACAGGAAGAGCCGACTCCGTTTCGCTGTCCCGGCCCGCATAGCCCATCCAGGGTGGAGGGTGTCGCAGGCACGATTGCGATAGGCCGCAGATTACGACACTCCAAAATCAAACCTGAGGAATGTCCTGCGGTGAAATCTCTTGTATCCAGTGTAACCCAAGCGGATATTCTCTGCCTGCGCGGGGTATGTCTCCACCCCAATTACGCGTCAAGCCTGAATCGTTCTTAGCTGACAGCGCAATCCGGATACTCGCGGAACCTTCTAACAATAGCAATTCCCCGTAATTCCGTCAACAAAATCCTGTGGACAATGCTATTTTCGACAGCTGCTTCTGTTACCTCAGAGTTTCACCGATTCTCTACTCATAATGAAGAATTTTTGCCATATTCAACTGCAGTGCCCGCCTGGCTGGAAGGAGGGTTGCGAGGCCTACGATTCCAACCAGAACCGCAATCGCCCCCACGTAACTCGCAGGATCAAGATTGCTGATCCCAAACAACACCTTTCGCAGTACCTTCGATGCGCCTGCTGCCACGCCAACGCCTGCAAATAATCCAATCATCATCGGCCATGCGAACTGGCGCAGCACAGCAGCCAGCACATGCGCCCGCTCCGCGCCCAATGCCAGCCGTATCGCAATCTCCTTGGTCCGCTGCGATACGGAGTAGGCCACCAGCCCAACAATCCCTATGCCTGCCAGCAGCACCGCCACAAGCCCAATCAGACTTACAATCATGGCGATCTGCTCCACTTTCGATACCGTTTCGTTAAACATGCTCTTGAGCGGGCGAATCTCTGGAAATACCTTCGGATCAAGACCTTCGGCGATGGTCTTTGCCACAGGGATGAAACTTTCCGTCGGACCGGCCATCTTCACAACCAGCGACATGGCTGGCATATCGTCCGCTTGCGCAGACCAATATTCTTCTACCGCATCGTCGTCATTAAGGGCGTTCAGGTGAGCGTCTCCGACAACCCCCACGACCGTATCGTGCTGGCCACTCGCAGACTTATCGGTCTCAAACTGCTTGCCGAGCGGGTTCTGGTCCGGCCACCGTCTACGGGCGAACGATTCGCTGATGACAACCGCATTCTTCTCACCCGGCAGCAGAGTACGCCCGATCAGAAGCGGAATGTTCATCGTCTGAAAAAAGCCTGGCTCGACCCAGTTCGGATAGATCGCCCAGGAATGTCCCTCGATTTCAGTGTCGATGCGCGAGACACTTCGGCCCATAGGCGGCAGCCTGACCAGCGACACTGACGTCACGCCTGGCATAGCCAGCAATCGACTCTCCATCTGATTCAGATACATCTGCGCAGAGCTTGGCGTATAGCCGTGCGCCCCCAGTTGCGGATCAATCGAAAAAACATGTTCATACCCAAAGCCTGGCGAAGTATAGAGCGTGTGGTGCATTGCCCGCACCAGCAACCCCGCCACAATCAGCAGAACGCAGCTCGCCGCCACCTGCGCGCCTATCAGCACCTGTCGCGCTATCGTCTTCCTCTGCCGCTGCCGCGCGATCTGCAAGGCCGGCGTCAATCCAAAAAAGATCGCGGCCCCCAATGCCACGCTGATCGAAAACGCGAGGACCCGCCAATCCGGCACAGGGCTCAACCACGGCGGAGCGTCGAGCCAGACCAGGGCCACACGCAGCACCGCATAGCTGAGTGCAACCCCGACAATCGCACCCAGGGAAGCTAACAGCAGGCTCTCCGTAAACAACTGCCGGAAGATACGCTTCCTGCTGGCGCCGATGGCCATTCGAATTCCCATCTCATGCTCCCGCGTAACGCCGCGCGCCAGCAACAACCCTCCCAGATTGGCACACGCCACCATGAGAATCAGAAGGGTCAGCACGGCAACCATAGCCGCCACCTGATACATCTCCGGCCTCATCACCTGCAAATGGCCGCCCGGATCACTACGAATATATTCGTTGTCCCAGATCTCCTTGGGATGCTGCCTGCGCAGTTCATTGGTCAACGCCAGCAACTCCTGCTCGGCCATCTTTGCGGTAACACCCGGAGCCAGCCGCGCCCACATGCGGACGCTCGAAGCCGAGCTATCGGTCAGCACCTTGCTGCCTTCGATGAAGTAGGGTTGTTGCGCCAATGGCAGCCAGACATCGGGGGTCTGCCCTCCCAGACTGGCAAACGCAGATGGCAGAATCCCGATCACGGTAGCAGGCTTATTGTCGAGACGAATGGTTCGTCCCACCACCGAGGGGTCTCCCCCAAAGCGTCTCTGCCACGCACCATAGCTCAACACAGCCACGGGGGCCGCATCCACCTTGTCCTCCACGACCGGCTCGAAGAGCCTGCCCAGGGCGGCAGGAGTTCCCAGTTCGCTGAAGTAGTTTCCCGTAGCAAAGCTGGTACGCACCGGCTCCGCACTGCCTTCGAGATTCATCGGAGGAACACCCATCACCGCCATCACAGCGGACAAGGTCTTCGCATGGTCGCGATAGAAGATCACGGAGGGATAGGGCATCTCTCCCTGGATAATCTCCGGCGAACGCCTCTGGAGCTGGACAAGCGAATCAGGGTCGCGGACAGGTAATGGCTTAAGCGCAATCATATTGAACAGGCTGAACGCCGTGACGTTGACACCAATACCAATTGCAAGCACCAGAACAGCCGTCGCTGTGAAGCCAGGCGACCGCATCAGCGTTCGTGCCGCATAACGCAGATCCTGCCCTAAGCGTTCAATCCAGGTCCAACCCCAGGCATCGCGGGCCTGCTCTCGCAGACGAAGCATATTGCCAAAGTTTCTTCGTCCTTCACGCGCCATCATCTCGCGATGAAACTCCATATCGTTCTCCAACTCATGATCGAGCTGGCGACGATTCAACAGATAATGCAGACGACGCAAGAGTGAACCCACGACGGCCTCCTTAGGCAGTACGCAATATGGCCTGAATGGCCTCGGTAACCCGGCCATAGTCTGAAAGCTCGGCATCGAGCTGCTGATGGCCAGCCGCAGTAATGGAGTAGAAGCGGACCTTGCGGTTCGTCTCCGAGATGCCCCATTCAGCAGTAACCCAGCCTTTGAGCAGCATCTTTTGCAACGCCGGATACAGCACACCCTCCTCCACCTGCAGCACCTCGGTCGACAGTGCGTGAATACGCTGTGCGATGGCGTAGCCATGGATCGGCCCCGACCGCAGTACCCGCAGAACCAGCATGACCAGCGCCCCGGAAGGCATTCCAGATTTAGGCATATTCTTCATAGGCATATTATTTATATGCCTATGAAGAATAGTCAACCTTAATTTCATACATTGATCGAAAAAAGGAGGGTAAGCCGACCCCAAAATCGTCCGTGCTAGCCTTTTCGCATGAATTGCGCCCGCACTCCACTGCGTCTTTCGCCCTGTTTCTTGATCCTCTCTGCCCTCTGCCCCCTCCCGGCCCAGACGACGAGCACAACGCCTCATCAAGATGCCCGCATCGGCGCTCTGATCCAGATGCTTGGCCAGACGAAAGAACCCACCGAGGCCGCAATCTCGCCTGACGGCAAGACCGTGGCATGGTCGGTCGAGACATCCGACGGCTCCCAGATTCACCTGACCGATATAGGCAGCCCCTCAAACGACACCATCCTCAGGACCGAGGCCGAGGCCACCGACTGCTCCAACGAAGCCCCCATCTGGTCGCCCGACGGCCAGTGGCTGGCCTTCGACTCCACCTGCGCAGCGAAAGAAGACAAGCCAGACCAGGAGCAGATCTTCGTCTGGTCGAAGAAGACCGGCCAGTGCCGACAGCTCACCCACGTCACCGGCGAGATTGACATGCCCGCATGGTCGCCCGACGGCCGCTCTATCGGCTTCCTCTTCGTCGAGAACGCCACCCGCAACGCCGGTGCGCTCGCCGCCATGAAGCCGTGGAACGGCGTCATCGGCGAGGACGGCATCGAAATTCAGCGCGTAGCCGCGGTAGACGTGGCCAGCGGCACCGTCTCGCAACTCTCCCCGGCCAACCTGCATGTCTACGAATTCGACTGGTCGCCCGATTCGAAGCGCCTCGCCTACGTCGCTGCCAATCCTCCCGGCGAAAACAACTGGTGGGTCGCCCAGCTTTATGTGCAGACCGCAGAGAAGGACGCAACCCCGCAATCGATCCTGAAGCCAACCGAAATCTCAGGCCCCCTCCACAACCTTCAGATCGCTGTCCCCCGCTGGTCGCCCGACGGCAGGCAGATCGCCTTCATCGGCGGCCTGATGAGCGATCAAGGCTCAACCGGTGGCGACATTTATTTAATCCCTGCCTCCGGTGGGGAGCCGCGCAACCTCACTCCCGAAAGACCCGCATCAGTGGCCTTTATTCACTGGATCTCCCCCGAAGTCATCGGTCTGGCCGAGCACGTGGGCGGCAACACCCACATCACCTCCATCAACACGGAGACCAGCAGCGACGCCAAGACAGTCGATATCACCTTCCCCGAAACTATCTGGGCAAACGAGCTGGCCATGAGCATCTCAACCTCTAAAAGCCAAAACGTAGCGCTCGTCCGAACCTCCTTCGAGAAAAGCCCCGAGGTCTGGGCTGGCCCCATCGAACATCTCAAGCAGATCACCCATCTCAACGACGATTTGAAACCTCTCTGGGGCAAGGCCGAAGACATCCACTGGAGCAACGAGGGCTTCAACGTCCAGGGCTGGCTCCTCTACCCGGCAAATTACGATCCCGCCAAAAAATATCCCCTCGTCGTCTACGTCCACGGAGGCCCTTCAGCCGCCGTCACACCCCGCTGGCCCAGCGCCAGCTACGGCGGCGTCCCCTTCTCCGCGCTTGGCTACTTCGTCTTCATGCCCAACCCGCGCGGCAGCTTCGGCCAGGGCGAAAAGTTCACCCAGGCAAACGTCAAGGACTTCGGCTACGGCGACCTGCGCGACACCCTCGCCGGAATGGACTTCCTCGAACAGCACTTCCCCATCGACAAATCGCGCGAAGGCATTACCGGCTGGAGCTACGGCGGCTTCATGACCATGTTCGCCGTCACCCAGACCACACGCTTCAAAGCAGCCGTAGCTGGAGCAGGCATCAGCGACTGGCAGAGCTACTACGGCGAAAACTCCATCGACCAGTGGATGATTCCCTTCTTCGGCAAGTCCGTCTACGACGATCCGGCCATCTACGCCAAGAGCTCTGCCATCAACTACATCAAAAATGCAAAGACCCCCACTTTGCTGGTAGTAGGCGACCGCGACGGAGAGTGCCCCGCCCCCCAGAGCTTCGAGTTCTGGCACGCCCTCCGCGCCGAGGGCGTAAAGACCCAACTCGTCGTCTACCCCGACGAAGGCCACCACTTCGTCAACGCCGACCACAGCCGCGACGTCCTCGAACGCGCCCTGAACTGGTTTGAAACCGAAATGCCATGAAGGCAGGGCTTAGGGATCAGGACATAGGGATTAGCCAGCACAAGAACGCAACCCTCTGCCTCGTCGGCTAAGCCCTAAGCCCTGATCCCTAAGCCCTCATTTGCTTCCCGCTCATGCACCTTTTACACTGGTGCTTCGGTAATTCAGAGTGCGGTGAGACCGTTCAACTGAGGGTCCGGTTGGACGGGGAGGTTCAATGCGTAGGTTTGTCGGCTTAGTAATTCTTCTTCTTTTCACGATTCCTTTTGGCATCTCGATCTCAGGTTGCGCGAAGAAATCTGCGGCCGTGGTCTTTTGCAACGGTGGAGACTCCGGGCCTCAGGTAGGCCAGTTGACGACCATTACGCTGACGCCGAAGGTCTACGGCATCTCGCTCAATTACGGCGCCATCGGACAGATCACTGCACCTGCCGCGACCGATTGCAAAGGCAACACCGTCAGCGTTCCTTCCTACACCTACGGATCGGCCGACACCTCCGAGAACGTCGTCGATGTGCAGCCCACCACGGGCCGCGTCTGCGCAGGCCATTGGAACCGCAACTCCGGCGCAGGCGTTGCTGACTTCACCTATTGCCAGATCACAAACAAGACCGGGACCTTCTCCGTCGTCGCCAGTGCCGACGGCGCTAACAGCAATCCATTGCCGGTCTACGTGCACCCCACCGTCACCAACGTCATCCTCGGTCCGCCATCGGCAACTTCAGCAGACTGTCTGGGAAGTGATCCCGCGACC
It encodes:
- a CDS encoding PadR family transcriptional regulator; this translates as MPKSGMPSGALVMLVLRVLRSGPIHGYAIAQRIHALSTEVLQVEEGVLYPALQKMLLKGWVTAEWGISETNRKVRFYSITAAGHQQLDAELSDYGRVTEAIQAILRTA
- a CDS encoding ABC transporter permease, whose product is MGSLLRRLHYLLNRRQLDHELENDMEFHREMMAREGRRNFGNMLRLREQARDAWGWTWIERLGQDLRYAARTLMRSPGFTATAVLVLAIGIGVNVTAFSLFNMIALKPLPVRDPDSLVQLQRRSPEIIQGEMPYPSVIFYRDHAKTLSAVMAVMGVPPMNLEGSAEPVRTSFATGNYFSELGTPAALGRLFEPVVEDKVDAAPVAVLSYGAWQRRFGGDPSVVGRTIRLDNKPATVIGILPSAFASLGGQTPDVWLPLAQQPYFIEGSKVLTDSSASSVRMWARLAPGVTAKMAEQELLALTNELRRQHPKEIWDNEYIRSDPGGHLQVMRPEMYQVAAMVAVLTLLILMVACANLGGLLLARGVTREHEMGIRMAIGASRKRIFRQLFTESLLLASLGAIVGVALSYAVLRVALVWLDAPPWLSPVPDWRVLAFSISVALGAAIFFGLTPALQIARQRQRKTIARQVLIGAQVAASCVLLIVAGLLVRAMHHTLYTSPGFGYEHVFSIDPQLGAHGYTPSSAQMYLNQMESRLLAMPGVTSVSLVRLPPMGRSVSRIDTEIEGHSWAIYPNWVEPGFFQTMNIPLLIGRTLLPGEKNAVVISESFARRRWPDQNPLGKQFETDKSASGQHDTVVGVVGDAHLNALNDDDAVEEYWSAQADDMPAMSLVVKMAGPTESFIPVAKTIAEGLDPKVFPEIRPLKSMFNETVSKVEQIAMIVSLIGLVAVLLAGIGIVGLVAYSVSQRTKEIAIRLALGAERAHVLAAVLRQFAWPMMIGLFAGVGVAAGASKVLRKVLFGISNLDPASYVGAIAVLVGIVGLATLLPARRALQLNMAKILHYE
- the rpsL gene encoding 30S ribosomal protein S12 — protein: MPTFHQLVKQGRTPTRYKTASPALQGSPQRRGVCTRVYTQTPKKPNSALRKVARVRLTNGIEVTTYIPGIGHNLQEHSIVLIRGGRVKDLPGVRYHVVRGTLDSVGVANRKQSRSKYGAKRPKAAAK
- the secE gene encoding preprotein translocase subunit SecE — protein: MAKTVAIAEQTSPGIQQLKNQPERLREFLKEVRSEMRKVWWPGWPEVQSTTVVVVITVFIFAGYFWLVDNIIGRAIEALLHALTAS
- the rpsG gene encoding 30S ribosomal protein S7; this encodes MPRKGYIAKREVAPDPVYNSTLVTKFVNSMMWGGKKSTAQGIFYTAMTNLEQKGGDEALKLFKKAIENCKPLLEVKSRRVGGANYQVPIEVLPERRTSLAIRWLVTYGRARGEKGMVEKLTAELLDAANGRGAAMKKKEDVHRMAEANKAFAHYRW
- the tuf gene encoding elongation factor Tu, whose amino-acid sequence is MGKEKFDRSKPHVNIGTIGHIDHGKTTLTAAITKVLSKHNPNNKFRSFDTIDNAPEERERGITIATSHVEYETKNRHYAHVDCPGHADYIKNMITGAAQMDGAILVVAATDGPMPQTKEHVLLARQVGVPFIVVFLNKCDAVEDEELIELVEMEVRELLSKYDYPGDDTPIIRGSALGALNGEAQWEAKIDELMEAVDKYVPQPERAVDLPFLMPIEDIFSISGRGTVVTGRIERGKIKVGEACSIVGFRDTQQTVCTGVEMFKKQLDEGLAGDNAGLLLRGIAKEDVERGMVLAKPGSITPHTQFKGEIYVLSKEEGGRHTPFFNGYRPQFYFRTTDVTGSAKLPEGTEMVMPGDNIQLEITLHTPVAMEKGLRFAIREGGRTVGAGTISEIIK
- the nusG gene encoding transcription termination/antitermination protein NusG codes for the protein MREEGTTMAAEEQNPEEQNLAAAKAGEEASTENPEEQLAPPVNENFKWYIIHAYSGFERKVRESLESRISAFGLQNKIGRIMIPTEPVTELRNGKKYTIERVFLPGYVLVEMDLDNDLWHVIKNTPRVTGFLGTGDNPVALSEQEVSSIIFRSDSTKDKPSMKIKFDKGEQVRINEGPFANFTGAVDEVNEDKQTLKVMVSIFGRSTPVEIEFSKVDKITE
- the fusA gene encoding elongation factor G, with protein sequence MARTTPLNRCRNIGIMAHIDAGKTTTTERILFYTGITHRIGEVHEGTATMDWMEQEQERGITITSAATTCTWKNIRINIIDTPGHVDFTAEVERSLRVLDGAVACFDAVAGVQPQSETVWRQADKYKVPRICFINKMDRAGADAVYATKTIVDRLGARAVALNIAVGAEAKFAGVIDLVTMKAILWHDETMGAEYSVEEIPADLLETAKEARHTLIEAVAENDDELMHMYLEGQEPTEAQLKAGIRKATIGMKIFPVLCGSAFKNKGVQTLLDAVVDYLPSPLDIPAIVGHNPDNMEEEVLRHADDSEPFAALGFKIMTDPFVGQLIFIRAYSGQLKTGDSVLNPRTGKTERIGRLLKMHANKREEITEILAGDICAAVGLKNLVTGDTICSDRYPVALESIDFPKTVIEVAVEPKTKADQEKMGMALAKLAQEDPTFNVHTDIDSGQTIIAGMGELHLEIIVDRMMREYKVEANVGKPQVAYRETIRSNSDAEGKYIRQTGGSGNYGHCKIRISPNEPGKGYEFSNDTKGGAIPKEYVKPIDQGIQDAMLRGILAGYEMVDIKVSLYDGSYHDVDSNEMAFKIAGSMAFKEAARKAKPVLLEPVMDVEVTVPEEYMGTIIGDLNSRRGRIEGMEMVGGTQAIKATVPLSTMFGYATHMRSSTQGRANYSMQFKQYEEAPRSVSEEIIAKVQGKDSK
- the rpmG gene encoding 50S ribosomal protein L33 yields the protein MREIITLQCPECKNRNYSTTKNKKTTTGRLEFSKFCNTCRKHTDHKETK